A genome region from Acidobacteriota bacterium includes the following:
- a CDS encoding TolC family protein has protein sequence MLVCCRGVARESRCLRQPHYRLPESRPAESSLPCLILQIPTSRRGGSAMGPFFLLRSRLSPVLLACLCSSCALAPRPALPELTGQPVTELPGSFAATAASGNHEPLEWWRAFNDPVLDEVVGSVLESNFDMAESVARVQQARVRARLTEAAVLPVVRAGAGADSFDVPINAGIGAQLGELGLDEAFGGADGGFTWPERIGLTTYSLYADFAYELDFWGRVRHASLAAGADLRASESDAHAARIGVLTETITAYFDIVDSRRQIAIAAEMVSTLEEREHLAETRYDRGLTDSLDLYRVRQDLRDTQARLPQLDAGLAAAEARLAVLLGGYREDVAELLPDSLSPEQIADPVPAGVPADLLVQRPDVRTAGLRLEAAAHDIEARRAELMPSLSLSGSVGLQTTDIGGLFNVQQWFGNLVSNLLAPVFDGDRLADNVALAHARFNELAAAYGRTVVTAVNEVESALAGLRSENLRHALLSARREEARESLALRSQRYQSGVGGYADFLDALRTRLTVESALSDSARSLALARLAVHRALGGSWTRPQTAPAPLMATSDPEE, from the coding sequence ATGCTGGTCTGTTGCCGCGGTGTTGCTCGTGAAAGCCGGTGTCTTCGTCAGCCTCACTACCGGCTGCCCGAGTCGCGGCCAGCGGAATCGTCACTCCCCTGCCTCATCTTGCAGATACCGACCTCGAGACGCGGCGGCTCGGCGATGGGGCCGTTCTTCCTCCTTCGGAGCCGGCTGTCACCGGTTCTGCTTGCCTGTCTTTGCAGCAGTTGCGCGCTCGCGCCCCGGCCGGCGCTGCCGGAACTGACGGGCCAGCCGGTCACGGAGCTGCCCGGAAGCTTCGCTGCCACCGCCGCGTCGGGCAACCACGAACCGCTGGAATGGTGGCGGGCGTTCAACGATCCGGTGCTCGACGAGGTCGTCGGGTCGGTGTTGGAATCCAACTTCGACATGGCGGAGTCGGTGGCCCGGGTGCAACAGGCCAGGGTGCGGGCCCGCCTGACCGAAGCTGCGGTGCTGCCGGTCGTCCGCGCCGGCGCGGGCGCCGACAGCTTCGACGTGCCCATCAACGCCGGCATCGGCGCGCAACTTGGGGAGCTGGGTCTGGACGAAGCGTTCGGGGGCGCGGACGGGGGGTTCACGTGGCCCGAGCGGATAGGGCTCACCACGTACTCGTTGTACGCGGACTTCGCGTACGAGCTCGATTTCTGGGGTCGCGTCCGGCACGCGTCGCTCGCGGCGGGAGCGGATCTGAGGGCCTCGGAGTCGGATGCGCACGCGGCGCGAATCGGAGTCCTGACCGAGACCATCACGGCGTACTTCGACATCGTCGACTCTCGGCGGCAGATCGCAATCGCCGCTGAGATGGTGTCCACCCTGGAGGAGCGCGAGCACCTGGCGGAGACCCGCTACGACCGTGGACTGACCGATTCACTGGACCTGTATCGGGTGCGGCAGGACCTGCGCGACACGCAGGCCCGCCTGCCGCAACTCGATGCCGGACTTGCCGCCGCGGAAGCCCGTCTCGCCGTGCTCCTGGGCGGCTATCGGGAAGACGTGGCCGAGTTGCTTCCCGATTCACTCTCGCCTGAGCAGATCGCCGACCCGGTGCCGGCAGGCGTACCGGCGGACCTCCTGGTGCAGCGGCCGGACGTACGGACCGCGGGACTCCGGTTGGAAGCCGCGGCCCACGACATCGAGGCGCGACGCGCGGAACTGATGCCGTCGCTTTCGCTATCCGGGTCTGTAGGACTCCAGACAACGGACATCGGCGGGCTCTTCAACGTCCAGCAGTGGTTCGGCAACCTGGTGTCGAACTTGCTCGCGCCGGTCTTCGACGGCGATCGCCTCGCGGACAACGTCGCTCTGGCACACGCCCGCTTCAACGAGCTCGCGGCCGCGTACGGGCGCACGGTGGTGACGGCCGTGAACGAGGTCGAGTCGGCGCTGGCCGGGCTGCGGAGCGAGAACCTGCGCCATGCCCTGCTGTCCGCCCGGCGGGAGGAGGCGCGGGAGTCCCTCGCACTGCGATCGCAGCGGTACCAATCGGGGGTGGGCGGCTACGCCGACTTCCTGGACGCGTTGCGCACACGGCTGACCGTCGAGTCGGCTCTCTCGGACTCGGCGCGCAGTCTGGCCCTGGCCCGCCTCGCCGTCCACCGCGCGCTGGGCGGCTCCTGGACCCGCCCGCAGACCGCGCCTGCACCGCTGATGGCGACCTCCGATCCGGAGGAGTAG
- a CDS encoding sulfotransferase, producing the protein MTIQADSTLRQHMFALAPLRVWWRLLREHGGVAPRRRGALARILPTSLGTLPLRLAESAIHGRRVRRTPIETPPVMILGYGRSGTTHLHNLLVCDPNHAGVTTYQAIAPACCLVGRRFLKPLIARHLPAKRPMDNMDVSLDLPQEEEIAIAGLSHQSFLHHLSFPRAARRCYDRYAAMQGLTPREIERWERTYLDVARKATVIAGGRRLVLKSPSNLARVPHILRLFPGVKFVHIVRNPYVVYRSLTHMFRRILPPNQLQEIGWEEFEEHILYAYERSMRQYLADRFRIPPGHLTEVRFEDLETRPLHELQRVYADLSLPDWERAKDHFAEYLGPRATYRKNRYGLDQAVIDRVDARWRFAVDAWSYTPPETG; encoded by the coding sequence ATGACCATACAGGCCGACTCGACCCTGCGGCAGCACATGTTCGCCCTCGCGCCGCTCCGTGTCTGGTGGCGTCTGCTGCGGGAGCATGGCGGCGTGGCGCCCCGCCGCCGCGGCGCGCTGGCCCGTATTCTGCCGACCAGCCTCGGGACGCTCCCGCTGCGCCTCGCCGAGAGCGCGATCCATGGACGCCGCGTGCGGCGGACGCCCATCGAGACGCCGCCGGTGATGATCCTCGGATACGGCCGCAGCGGCACGACCCATCTGCACAACCTGCTGGTCTGCGATCCGAATCATGCCGGCGTCACCACGTACCAGGCGATCGCGCCGGCGTGCTGCCTCGTGGGCCGCCGATTCCTCAAGCCGCTCATCGCAAGACATCTCCCCGCGAAACGGCCCATGGACAACATGGACGTATCGCTCGACCTGCCGCAGGAGGAAGAGATCGCCATCGCCGGGCTGTCGCATCAGTCGTTCCTGCACCACCTCTCGTTCCCGCGGGCGGCCAGGCGCTGCTACGACCGGTACGCGGCGATGCAGGGCCTGACGCCGCGGGAAATCGAGCGGTGGGAACGGACCTACCTCGATGTGGCCCGCAAGGCGACGGTGATTGCCGGTGGCCGGCGCCTGGTGCTGAAGAGTCCGTCCAACCTGGCGCGCGTGCCCCACATCCTGCGCTTGTTCCCGGGGGTGAAATTCGTTCACATCGTCCGCAATCCCTACGTCGTGTACCGCTCGCTGACGCACATGTTCCGGCGGATCCTGCCGCCGAACCAGTTGCAGGAAATCGGCTGGGAGGAATTCGAGGAGCACATCCTCTACGCGTACGAGCGGTCGATGCGCCAGTATCTTGCGGACCGGTTCCGTATCCCGCCGGGGCATCTGACCGAAGTGCGGTTCGAGGATCTGGAGACCCGTCCCCTCCACGAGCTGCAACGCGTCTATGCGGACCTGTCCCTCCCGGACTGGGAGCGGGCCAAGGACCACTTCGCGGAGTATCTCGGGCCGCGGGCGACGTACCGGAAGAACCGCTACGGACTCGACCAGGCCGTAATCGACCGTGTCGACGCCCGGTGGCGCTTCGCCGTCGACGCGTGGTCATACACGCCCCCGGAGACCGGGTGA
- a CDS encoding cytochrome P450, protein MLRFAEEISLLLLDEERGETVPPSLPRHTFSTVLAGAVLMDLALEERIDTDLEKLVLVDPAPLEDGLLDPTLADIARASRTYDTGYWIERTSRRADDIHDAALARLIERGIIEDDVPGLFFLSSRVARSRRYPAIDGKSIDDVRLRVMRILFEDDVPDPRDIAIICLADACGIFEALLSRSEQARTRERVELLRRMDLIGRAVTAAIRDHEAPACPSVSVRPLGEIPIARGLPMVGNAFRMAGDVSAFLTDQYLRMGPVFRVRAFHRHYVVLAGPQANLFMNAAGRTHFRSFEGWVDFNAEFGSMRSLISMDGADHLRLRKVQARGYSRGRIESRLAEAIGVVRQEIAGWPVDRPIAGHYAFQRIVTEQICTLIAGVSAQGYLDDLILFFTALLKARMTHHRPGLLMRRPRVQRARRRLNELYRKVLADHEPEGRGGRDPDMIDDLLDLHRTDPVFMPEVDLVISVLGPFFAGIDTAANVLAFMLYETLRHPDLRERMTAEADAFFAAPGEPTAGGLRALDVTHRVAMETLRMHPVAPALTRTVTNAFDFEGYAIPAGTRVIIGSTVPHRLPDCFPDPERFDIERYTAARAEHRAPGAYAPFGLGVHRCLGNGFAETQIVLTMATILHDVAPALDPPDYRLRIEHAPTPHPADSFRFRQKRRRE, encoded by the coding sequence ATGTTGAGATTCGCCGAAGAAATCAGCCTGTTGCTGCTCGACGAAGAGCGTGGCGAGACCGTCCCTCCCAGTCTCCCGCGACACACGTTCAGCACCGTGCTCGCCGGCGCGGTATTGATGGATCTGGCCCTGGAGGAACGCATAGACACGGACCTCGAAAAGCTCGTGCTCGTCGATCCGGCACCGCTCGAAGACGGGCTCCTCGATCCCACGCTGGCCGACATCGCGCGGGCATCCCGGACGTACGACACCGGGTACTGGATCGAGCGCACGTCCCGGCGCGCCGACGACATCCACGACGCCGCGCTCGCGAGGCTGATAGAGCGCGGCATCATCGAGGACGATGTCCCGGGGCTCTTCTTTCTGTCCTCCCGCGTAGCGCGTTCCCGCCGCTACCCGGCCATCGACGGCAAGTCCATCGATGACGTCCGCTTGCGCGTGATGCGCATACTCTTCGAGGACGACGTCCCCGACCCGCGCGACATAGCGATCATCTGTCTGGCCGACGCGTGCGGGATCTTCGAGGCGCTGCTGTCGCGCTCGGAGCAGGCCCGCACAAGGGAACGGGTGGAGCTGCTGCGACGGATGGACCTGATTGGCCGGGCGGTTACCGCGGCCATCCGGGACCACGAAGCTCCCGCGTGCCCTTCCGTCTCCGTCCGTCCGCTGGGAGAGATACCGATCGCACGGGGATTGCCGATGGTCGGAAACGCGTTTCGGATGGCCGGCGATGTGAGCGCCTTTCTCACGGACCAGTATCTCAGGATGGGTCCCGTATTTCGGGTGCGGGCATTCCATCGCCACTACGTGGTACTTGCCGGCCCGCAGGCCAACCTGTTCATGAACGCCGCGGGCAGGACGCATTTCCGTTCGTTCGAGGGATGGGTGGACTTCAACGCCGAATTCGGCTCGATGCGCTCGCTGATCAGCATGGATGGCGCCGATCATCTGCGTCTGCGGAAGGTGCAGGCCAGGGGTTATTCCCGCGGGCGGATCGAGAGCCGACTGGCAGAGGCAATCGGCGTCGTCCGACAGGAAATCGCCGGCTGGCCGGTGGACCGGCCCATTGCCGGCCACTACGCGTTTCAGCGCATCGTCACCGAACAGATCTGCACCCTGATCGCCGGCGTGTCGGCCCAGGGCTACCTCGACGATCTGATTCTGTTCTTCACCGCGCTGCTGAAGGCCCGCATGACGCACCACCGCCCCGGCCTGCTGATGAGGCGCCCCCGCGTCCAACGCGCCCGCAGGCGGCTGAACGAGCTGTACCGGAAGGTGCTGGCCGACCACGAACCGGAAGGACGCGGCGGCCGGGACCCGGACATGATCGACGATCTGCTCGACCTGCACCGTACGGACCCCGTGTTCATGCCGGAAGTCGATCTCGTCATTTCGGTTCTGGGGCCCTTCTTCGCCGGGATCGATACCGCGGCGAACGTCTTGGCCTTCATGCTCTACGAGACGCTGAGGCATCCGGATCTGCGCGAGCGCATGACCGCCGAGGCGGATGCGTTCTTCGCTGCTCCGGGAGAACCGACGGCCGGGGGCCTGCGGGCGCTGGACGTCACGCACCGCGTCGCCATGGAAACGCTGCGCATGCATCCGGTCGCTCCCGCGCTGACCCGCACCGTGACCAACGCGTTCGATTTCGAAGGCTACGCGATCCCGGCCGGCACGCGCGTCATCATCGGCAGCACGGTGCCGCACCGCCTGCCCGACTGCTTTCCGGATCCGGAGCGGTTCGACATCGAGCGCTACACGGCAGCTCGGGCGGAGCACCGCGCGCCAGGGGCGTACGCCCCCTTCGGCCTGGGAGTACACCGCTGCCTGGGCAACGGGTTTGCCGAAACGCAGATCGTGCTCACGATGGCGACCATCCTGCACGACGTCGCGCCGGCGCTCGATCCGCCGGACTATCGCTTGAGAATCGAGCACGCACCCACTCCCCACCCGGCCGATTCGTTCCGGTTCCGTCAGAAACGCCGGCGGGAATGA
- a CDS encoding efflux RND transporter permease subunit has translation MNGQDGAAQERRGAIAYMARNGVAANLLMFFIVAAGLLSLTGLVQEAFPELSFGVIEVTLRYPGAGPEEVEQSIVVKIEEQVGNLDGVREVTSVAAEGVASVMVELKTGTDMSRALDDVASAVNRIQTFPAQAERPEIGEMTNRQSVMRLVLYGDVSERALKELAYRTEDAIGALPAVSQVETSGVRSYEISIEAPRRRLQSLGLTLEDLSDAVRRGSLDLSAGRIETRDAQVRVRTTGQRYDQQDFEELAVLSRADGTLVRLGDIAEVRDGFRSSDLIVRYDGRPAAFIEVYRAADEQVLDVTRAVEELLDREVIPSLPAGTGIGIWNNDAEAYRERLSILLENGFLGLLLVLVALALFLEIRLAFWVALGIAVSGAGALSAMLVTGVSINTISLFAFVLAIGIVVDDAIVVAESVHRERMRGTPGVPAAIRGTRRVSRPLIFAVLTSVAAFSPLLFIPGGLGELMRAVPVILIAMLLTSLVESLFVLPNHLSHLPGPGRRPSNVLDRACARSQAQVDRGLQRFVEGPLDRGLGVATRHPAIVVAAGLGAIVLSVALVPAGIVRVNFGQEVEGDIATANLRMPEGTTARRTHEVARELEAAGRRALDRLSRGRPEDAAPLLTGVILTVGLPQRMAEGAIREAGLDPPANVATVEFKLLASEQRDVGTDAFLQAWREEVGPLPEARGLAFSAELLGLGLPIEIALSHPDAERLDQLADAVVAELRDLEGVFGVQADREAGLQELRLELRPEARTLGLALDGLARQARSAFFGAEALRLQRGREEVRVYVRLPAEERDAVADVERYLVRTPAGAAVPLSRVATVSSGDAPSSIHRRSGRRVVMVTADVDGAAITAGEVNDILATTVLPALADASFGLTYLFGGEQQQQSEFQGGLLRGFVLALLVIYALLAIPLESYVKPLIVMAAVPFGVVGAILGHLILGIDMSFASTMGAVALCGVVVNDSLVMMDFIDQRLREGAPAKAAVIEGAKGRFRPIFLTSLTTFLGFTPLLLETAPQARFLIPFGASIGFGVAIATAMLMLVVPALTTVYLQVAPSPRPAAVHSATAG, from the coding sequence GTGAACGGCCAGGATGGCGCCGCGCAAGAACGGCGCGGCGCCATCGCCTACATGGCGCGGAACGGTGTCGCCGCCAACCTCCTGATGTTCTTCATCGTCGCGGCGGGACTCCTGTCGCTGACCGGATTGGTTCAGGAAGCGTTCCCCGAGTTGTCGTTCGGCGTCATCGAGGTGACGTTGCGTTACCCCGGCGCCGGGCCGGAGGAGGTGGAGCAGTCCATCGTCGTCAAGATCGAGGAGCAGGTCGGCAATCTCGACGGCGTGCGGGAGGTCACCTCGGTGGCGGCGGAGGGGGTTGCATCCGTCATGGTCGAGCTGAAGACGGGTACCGACATGAGTCGGGCGCTCGACGATGTCGCGTCGGCGGTCAATCGCATCCAGACGTTCCCGGCGCAGGCCGAGCGTCCGGAGATCGGGGAGATGACCAATCGCCAGAGCGTCATGCGCCTGGTGCTCTACGGGGACGTCTCCGAGCGGGCCCTGAAGGAGCTGGCGTACCGCACCGAGGACGCCATCGGCGCGCTTCCCGCGGTTTCGCAGGTCGAGACGAGCGGGGTGCGGAGCTACGAGATATCGATCGAGGCGCCGCGCCGGCGGCTGCAGTCGCTGGGCCTCACGCTCGAGGACCTATCGGATGCGGTACGGCGCGGTTCGCTCGACCTCTCGGCCGGGCGTATCGAGACCCGGGACGCGCAGGTCCGCGTACGCACCACCGGGCAGCGCTACGACCAGCAGGACTTCGAGGAGCTCGCGGTCCTCAGCCGCGCCGACGGCACGCTGGTACGTTTGGGTGACATCGCCGAGGTGCGCGACGGCTTCCGGAGCAGCGATCTGATCGTTCGCTACGACGGGCGGCCGGCGGCGTTCATCGAGGTCTACCGCGCTGCCGACGAGCAGGTGCTGGACGTGACGCGGGCCGTCGAGGAACTCCTCGACCGCGAGGTGATTCCGTCGCTTCCCGCCGGCACCGGAATCGGCATCTGGAACAACGATGCCGAAGCCTATCGGGAAAGGCTCTCGATTCTGCTCGAGAACGGTTTCCTCGGGTTGCTGCTCGTCCTCGTGGCGCTGGCCCTGTTCCTGGAGATCCGGCTGGCGTTCTGGGTCGCCCTGGGAATCGCCGTTTCCGGCGCCGGCGCCCTGAGCGCCATGCTGGTCACCGGCGTTTCCATCAACACCATCTCGCTGTTCGCGTTCGTCCTCGCCATCGGCATCGTCGTCGACGACGCCATCGTGGTGGCGGAGAGCGTCCACCGCGAACGCATGCGGGGCACGCCGGGCGTGCCGGCCGCGATCCGCGGAACGCGGCGCGTCAGCCGGCCCCTGATCTTCGCCGTCCTGACGTCGGTGGCCGCCTTCTCTCCGCTCCTCTTCATTCCCGGCGGGCTGGGAGAGCTGATGCGCGCGGTGCCGGTGATTCTGATCGCCATGCTGCTCACCTCGCTGGTCGAATCGCTCTTCGTCCTGCCGAACCACCTGTCCCACCTGCCCGGCCCCGGGCGGCGGCCTTCCAACGTCCTGGATCGGGCCTGCGCCCGGAGTCAGGCGCAGGTCGACAGAGGCTTGCAGCGGTTCGTGGAAGGCCCCCTGGACCGGGGACTCGGCGTGGCGACCCGGCACCCGGCGATCGTGGTCGCGGCGGGTCTCGGCGCAATCGTCCTCAGCGTCGCTCTGGTGCCCGCGGGGATCGTCCGAGTGAACTTCGGTCAGGAGGTGGAGGGCGACATCGCGACGGCCAACCTTCGGATGCCCGAGGGCACGACTGCACGACGGACGCACGAGGTGGCGCGGGAGCTGGAGGCGGCGGGGCGGCGGGCCCTCGACCGGCTCTCGCGGGGCCGGCCCGAAGACGCGGCGCCGCTGCTGACGGGGGTCATTCTCACGGTCGGTCTGCCGCAGCGCATGGCCGAAGGCGCGATCCGGGAGGCCGGTCTCGACCCGCCGGCCAACGTCGCCACCGTGGAGTTCAAGCTGCTGGCCTCCGAACAGCGGGATGTCGGCACCGACGCCTTTCTGCAAGCGTGGCGGGAAGAGGTCGGCCCGTTGCCGGAAGCCCGCGGTCTCGCCTTCAGCGCCGAGCTGCTCGGCCTGGGGCTGCCCATCGAGATAGCGCTGTCGCACCCGGACGCCGAACGACTGGATCAACTCGCCGACGCGGTAGTGGCGGAGCTGCGCGATCTGGAGGGCGTCTTCGGCGTGCAGGCGGATCGCGAAGCCGGCCTCCAGGAGCTCCGGCTCGAGCTGCGGCCGGAAGCGCGTACGCTCGGGCTTGCGCTCGACGGTCTCGCCCGGCAGGCGCGATCCGCCTTCTTCGGCGCCGAGGCGCTGCGGCTGCAACGGGGCCGCGAGGAGGTTCGGGTCTACGTGCGTCTTCCCGCGGAAGAGCGTGACGCCGTCGCCGACGTCGAGCGCTATCTGGTCCGCACGCCGGCCGGAGCCGCCGTGCCGCTCAGTCGCGTGGCTACGGTCAGCTCGGGGGATGCGCCGTCGTCGATTCATCGCCGGAGCGGCCGGCGGGTCGTCATGGTCACCGCCGACGTGGACGGGGCCGCGATCACGGCCGGGGAGGTCAACGACATCCTGGCGACCACGGTCCTTCCCGCGTTGGCGGACGCCAGTTTCGGGCTCACCTATCTGTTCGGCGGCGAGCAGCAGCAACAGAGCGAGTTCCAGGGCGGCCTGCTCCGCGGCTTCGTCCTGGCCCTGCTCGTAATCTATGCGCTGCTGGCGATCCCGCTCGAATCGTACGTCAAGCCGCTGATCGTCATGGCCGCCGTCCCCTTCGGGGTGGTCGGCGCCATCCTGGGCCACCTGATCCTGGGGATCGACATGAGCTTCGCATCCACGATGGGAGCCGTGGCGCTCTGCGGCGTCGTCGTGAACGACTCTCTGGTGATGATGGACTTCATCGACCAGCGACTGCGGGAAGGGGCGCCCGCGAAGGCCGCGGTCATCGAGGGCGCCAAGGGACGTTTTCGCCCGATCTTCCTGACGTCGCTGACCACCTTCCTCGGCTTTACTCCCCTCTTGCTCGAAACGGCGCCCCAGGCCCGGTTCCTGATCCCGTTCGGCGCATCCATCGGCTTCGGCGTCGCCATCGCCACCGCCATGCTGATGCTCGTCGTGCCCGCGCTGACCACCGTGTACCTCCAGGTCGCCCCGTCACCGCGACCCGCGGCCGTTCACTCGGCAACCGCCGGGTAG
- a CDS encoding HlyD family efflux transporter periplasmic adaptor subunit codes for MSRRVGYVVAAAILTGSLALANLMVSLRPEPARREPPSRVPFAITEPVAAAAGAIPVHGAGTVRPSAQIDVAAEISGRVVWVSSVFQTGGRFGSGQALFRLDDAGHRHRVERARAVVAVQEVELLKVEEEARIARDQYERFRRRQAADSPVADTGPLALWEPQLRAAQAAVDRDRTALAEAELGLSRTVVRAPFAGVVRAESVDVGQFVTAGEPVGQLFAADAVEVVVPLSDADAALIPGLWDLRPGDADRRVTARVVADYGNASHAWAGYVDRVEAALDEQTRTLDVVVHVPTPFAGGVPVQRTGRPETDPVAGADEVRSPPLLVGKFVEVRIDGLAPERYFQVRRSALRPGNEVWAVRDGVLTIVPVRVLQRSDDSIYVTGTLTAGQPLVVGGIEIATEGMAVRTAAEVDH; via the coding sequence ATGAGCCGCCGGGTTGGCTACGTCGTCGCCGCCGCAATCCTCACAGGTTCCCTGGCCCTGGCCAACCTCATGGTCTCGCTACGGCCCGAGCCGGCCCGCCGGGAGCCGCCCTCGCGAGTTCCCTTCGCCATCACCGAGCCCGTGGCGGCCGCCGCCGGAGCAATCCCCGTCCACGGGGCCGGCACGGTGCGGCCGAGCGCGCAGATCGACGTGGCGGCCGAGATCAGCGGCCGGGTCGTTTGGGTGAGCTCGGTCTTTCAGACCGGCGGCCGGTTTGGCTCGGGCCAGGCGCTCTTCCGCCTCGACGACGCCGGGCACCGTCATCGAGTGGAGCGGGCGCGCGCCGTTGTCGCCGTGCAGGAGGTCGAGCTGCTGAAGGTCGAGGAAGAAGCGCGGATCGCCCGCGACCAGTACGAGCGGTTCCGACGCCGGCAGGCGGCGGATTCACCAGTCGCGGACACCGGCCCGTTGGCGCTATGGGAACCGCAGTTGCGGGCGGCGCAAGCCGCGGTGGACCGGGATCGCACCGCACTGGCCGAAGCCGAGCTGGGACTCTCCCGGACCGTCGTACGCGCCCCGTTTGCCGGCGTCGTGCGGGCCGAGTCGGTGGACGTCGGGCAGTTCGTGACGGCGGGCGAACCGGTGGGGCAGCTCTTTGCCGCCGACGCGGTGGAAGTGGTAGTCCCGCTCTCCGACGCCGACGCGGCGCTCATCCCGGGCCTGTGGGACCTGCGGCCGGGAGATGCCGATCGGCGGGTCACCGCTCGCGTCGTCGCCGACTACGGCAACGCGAGCCATGCGTGGGCGGGCTACGTAGATCGAGTCGAGGCGGCGCTCGACGAGCAGACGCGAACGCTGGACGTTGTCGTGCACGTGCCGACGCCGTTCGCGGGCGGCGTCCCGGTACAGCGCACGGGTCGCCCCGAAACCGATCCGGTCGCCGGCGCCGACGAGGTTCGCAGCCCGCCCCTGCTCGTGGGCAAGTTCGTGGAAGTGCGCATCGACGGCCTCGCTCCCGAGCGCTACTTCCAGGTGCGCAGGTCGGCGCTCAGGCCCGGGAACGAAGTCTGGGCAGTGCGCGATGGCGTGCTGACCATCGTTCCCGTTCGTGTCCTGCA